A genome region from Nitrospira sp. includes the following:
- a CDS encoding lytic transglycosylase domain-containing protein: protein MLTTHRGLRVLAVCATMAVVLLSALPVLRADSNTSAGTALPPEVGRSTPEVDQGPTPPAGESELVPELEDRLVILPEIKREGERFFLSSFKLPDKLTFAGQAIPLDNWQVRERIEYEFYQFLEDQGESIILAKRTGRCFAPAEKQLAEAGLPDDLKYMLLVESKCIAAAYSRAKASGPWQFINSTGRRYKLHNEGWLDERRNLEMSTEAAIKYLRYLRDLYQGDWFLAMASYNAGEDRVRKLIKEQKINDYWRMHGPRETMRYVARIIAAKEIYSQPEKYLGLTKKDLYPPLETETVTVMIKEPQRRLTAIAEEYGTYFLELKMLNPEFTKDYLPKGTYQVKVPRQTCPNRCFKQDKLP, encoded by the coding sequence ATGTTGACTACACATCGGGGTCTTCGGGTGCTTGCCGTGTGCGCCACCATGGCGGTGGTTCTGCTGTCCGCGCTGCCAGTCCTGCGGGCGGATTCGAATACGTCGGCGGGAACGGCGCTTCCACCGGAAGTCGGTCGGAGCACGCCAGAGGTTGACCAGGGGCCTACTCCGCCCGCAGGCGAGTCCGAGCTGGTGCCTGAACTTGAAGATCGATTGGTCATCCTGCCGGAAATCAAACGGGAGGGAGAACGGTTTTTTCTCAGCTCCTTCAAGTTGCCGGATAAGTTGACGTTCGCCGGGCAAGCGATTCCATTGGACAACTGGCAGGTGCGCGAGCGGATCGAGTACGAGTTCTACCAATTTCTCGAGGATCAAGGCGAAAGCATCATCCTGGCCAAACGGACGGGTCGTTGTTTCGCGCCGGCTGAAAAGCAGCTAGCCGAGGCTGGACTACCCGATGACTTGAAATACATGTTGTTGGTGGAGAGTAAGTGCATTGCGGCGGCCTATTCTCGGGCGAAGGCCTCTGGCCCCTGGCAGTTCATCAATTCTACGGGGCGACGGTATAAGCTACACAACGAAGGGTGGCTGGATGAGCGGCGCAATCTCGAAATGTCCACCGAAGCGGCCATCAAGTATCTTCGGTACCTCCGCGATTTGTACCAGGGGGATTGGTTTCTCGCGATGGCCTCCTATAATGCGGGGGAAGATCGCGTACGGAAATTGATTAAAGAGCAGAAGATTAATGACTACTGGCGCATGCATGGCCCACGAGAGACGATGCGTTATGTGGCGCGGATTATTGCGGCGAAAGAAATCTACTCACAGCCGGAGAAGTATCTGGGCCTGACCAAAAAAGATCTCTACCCTCCGCTTGAAACAGAAACGGTCACGGTGATGATCAAGGAACCGCAACGCCGTCTCACGGCGATCGCCGAGGAGTATGGAACGTACTTTCTTGAACTGAAAATGTTGAATCCTGAGTTCACAAAGGACTACTTGCCAAAGGGCACCTACCAGGTTAAGGTGCCGCGACAGACCTGTCCGAATCGCTGTTTCAAACAAGACAAACTTCCGTAG
- the fsa gene encoding fructose-6-phosphate aldolase, with translation MQIYLDTANVKEIQEGANLGLIDGVTTNPSLVAKEGRSFKEMLLEICKMVDGPISAEVVGVESEAMIKEGRDLAKVHKNIVVKVPLIPEGLRATKKLAAEGIRVNVTLCFSPTQALLAAKAGAWCVSPFIGRLDDVSSDGMALIRQIVTIYKNYDYKTKVLVASVRHPQHVVEAALAGGHICTMPYTVFQQLVKHPLTDIGLKKFLADWDAMGKK, from the coding sequence ATGCAAATCTATCTTGATACGGCCAATGTCAAAGAAATTCAAGAAGGTGCGAATCTCGGTCTCATTGACGGGGTGACCACCAACCCGTCCCTTGTGGCGAAGGAGGGGCGTAGTTTCAAAGAAATGCTGCTCGAAATCTGCAAGATGGTCGACGGGCCGATCAGTGCGGAGGTGGTTGGCGTCGAATCCGAAGCCATGATTAAAGAAGGGCGGGATCTGGCCAAAGTTCACAAGAACATCGTGGTGAAGGTTCCCCTCATTCCTGAAGGGCTTCGGGCCACAAAGAAGCTTGCGGCCGAGGGGATTCGTGTCAATGTCACCTTATGCTTCTCCCCGACGCAGGCACTGTTGGCTGCTAAGGCGGGTGCTTGGTGCGTATCGCCCTTCATTGGTCGTCTCGACGACGTGAGTTCCGATGGCATGGCACTGATTCGGCAGATTGTCACGATCTACAAGAATTACGATTATAAAACCAAGGTGCTCGTTGCGAGCGTTCGGCATCCGCAGCATGTCGTCGAAGCTGCGCTGGCTGGGGGCCACATTTGTACGATGCCCTACACCGTGTTCCAGCAGCTGGTAAAGCATCCCCTGACCGATATCGGCCTGAAGAAGTTTCTCGCCGACTGGGATGCCATGGGGAAGAAATAG
- a CDS encoding glycerate kinase → MIQVGVSQPRARALLAKLFHAGLQAVDPYEAVCRQVRFRRGQLTIGSQRYFLHPNQRLVVIGAGKASGRMAQALERQLGSRIDTGLVVVKYGHGAPTKKIRIVEAGHPVPDQAGLQAGRAIMALVGTLKPDDLLIVLLSGGASSLLPAPASGISLKDKQRTTTLLLRSGATIQEMNAVRKHLSCVKGGQLAAATPARVASVILSDVIGNDLGTIGSGPTAPDPTTFLDAWRILERYDVAGRVPVSVRRRMEAGIKKTLPETPKAGAALFRRVDNLLIGDNQAAVDAVVKVAKAKRLRTLVLSTTLTGEAREIAKLFGAMAREIAAHGRPLPRPCCVIAGGEPTVTIRGQGQGGRAQEFALAAALEVAGLSDVWVAGFATDGTDGPTSVAGAIADGETVARARRAKLDPFRSLQNNDAYPFFKKLRGHIVTGPTGTNVNDLYLLLAL, encoded by the coding sequence ATGATACAAGTCGGAGTCTCGCAGCCCAGGGCACGAGCCCTCCTTGCCAAACTGTTTCATGCGGGACTGCAGGCCGTCGATCCGTACGAGGCGGTGTGTCGTCAGGTTCGCTTCCGGCGTGGACAACTCACCATCGGTTCGCAACGCTACTTTCTCCACCCAAACCAGCGACTTGTCGTGATCGGCGCCGGGAAGGCGTCCGGGCGCATGGCCCAGGCGCTGGAGCGTCAATTGGGCTCCCGGATCGACACCGGACTGGTCGTGGTCAAATATGGGCATGGCGCGCCGACAAAGAAGATTCGCATTGTGGAGGCCGGACATCCCGTTCCGGATCAGGCGGGACTTCAGGCCGGTCGTGCAATCATGGCATTGGTTGGGACGCTGAAGCCGGACGATCTCTTGATCGTCCTCTTGTCCGGCGGCGCCTCGAGTCTTCTCCCCGCTCCCGCTTCGGGGATCAGCCTCAAGGATAAGCAACGAACGACCACGTTATTGTTGCGGTCCGGGGCAACCATTCAAGAGATGAACGCGGTTCGCAAGCACCTATCCTGCGTGAAAGGCGGGCAGTTGGCCGCAGCGACCCCCGCGCGCGTGGCGAGTGTGATCCTCTCGGACGTGATTGGAAATGATCTTGGCACGATCGGGTCTGGCCCCACCGCCCCGGATCCCACCACATTTCTGGATGCCTGGCGGATCTTGGAACGATACGACGTTGCTGGGCGCGTTCCAGTCTCTGTTCGTCGTCGAATGGAGGCGGGTATCAAGAAAACCCTGCCGGAAACTCCCAAGGCCGGCGCGGCACTCTTCCGCCGTGTTGATAACCTGCTGATCGGAGACAATCAAGCAGCCGTCGATGCGGTTGTGAAGGTTGCGAAGGCGAAGCGACTTCGGACGCTCGTTCTTTCCACTACCCTGACTGGGGAGGCGCGTGAGATCGCCAAGCTGTTCGGCGCGATGGCTCGGGAGATTGCGGCTCATGGTCGGCCTCTGCCTCGTCCCTGCTGTGTGATTGCCGGGGGCGAACCCACGGTGACGATTCGAGGTCAGGGGCAGGGGGGGCGGGCGCAGGAGTTTGCCTTGGCGGCCGCATTGGAGGTTGCCGGGCTCTCTGACGTGTGGGTCGCCGGCTTTGCTACTGACGGTACGGACGGGCCGACATCCGTCGCGGGTGCGATCGCCGATGGTGAAACAGTCGCGCGGGCCCGGCGTGCCAAGCTTGATCCGTTCCGCTCGCTTCAGAACAACGATGCCTATCCGTTCTTCAAGAAGTTGCGTGGCCACATTGTGACTGGTCCGACTGGGACCAATGTGAACGATCTTTACCTCCTCCTCGCACTCTAG
- the dapB gene encoding 4-hydroxy-tetrahydrodipicolinate reductase has translation MIKVVVTGAAGRMGSRLVSLVKDSAFLTLVGAVEGKGHHAVGEDSGEVAGCGRTGVPIVDDLSSVMERGEVVIDFTTPSATLGHLKIVAQYRRGIVIGTTGFSASELDELRNVSRQIPCVFSPNMSVGVNVIYKVIAEMAKTLGEDYDIEVIEAHHRLKKDAPSGTALKLAEVLARAVNRDLGQVGVYARKGLIGERKKGEIGIQTIRAGDIVGDHTVMFGTMGERIELTHRASSRDTFVRGALRAARWVVKQPPGLYDMLDVLSLK, from the coding sequence ATGATTAAGGTTGTTGTTACTGGTGCTGCCGGACGAATGGGGTCTCGCCTCGTGTCGCTGGTGAAAGATTCGGCATTTTTGACCCTTGTCGGTGCTGTAGAGGGGAAGGGGCACCATGCTGTGGGAGAGGATTCCGGCGAAGTCGCTGGTTGCGGGCGAACAGGCGTGCCGATCGTGGACGATCTCTCTAGTGTAATGGAGCGTGGAGAGGTGGTGATTGATTTTACAACACCATCAGCGACTCTTGGGCACTTGAAGATTGTCGCGCAGTATCGACGTGGAATTGTCATCGGGACGACCGGCTTCTCAGCGTCCGAGTTAGACGAACTCCGAAATGTCAGCAGGCAAATTCCTTGTGTGTTCTCGCCCAACATGAGCGTGGGCGTCAATGTGATCTACAAGGTGATCGCAGAAATGGCCAAGACGCTCGGAGAAGATTACGATATCGAAGTGATCGAAGCGCATCACCGCCTGAAGAAAGATGCGCCGAGTGGAACCGCCCTCAAATTGGCGGAAGTTCTCGCCCGAGCCGTCAATCGAGACCTGGGACAAGTCGGTGTTTATGCGCGGAAGGGACTGATCGGCGAACGAAAAAAAGGCGAAATTGGAATTCAGACCATTCGAGCCGGAGATATCGTCGGAGACCATACTGTGATGTTTGGGACCATGGGCGAACGTATTGAGCTCACCCATCGCGCTAGCAGTCGTGACACATTCGTAAGAGGCGCTCTCCGTGCTGCCCGCTGGGTTGTGAAGCAACCACCCGGGCTCTATGACATGTTGGACGTGTTAAGCCTGAAATAG
- the dapA gene encoding 4-hydroxy-tetrahydrodipicolinate synthase, whose product MFAGSLIAIVTPFRHGKLDEKAFGDLIEWQITSGTHGIVPCGTTGESATLTHAEHDRVVAFTVEVARRRVPVIAGTGSNSTEEAIALTKHAKAAGADGALLITPYYNKPTQEGLFLHYRAVADAVDLPLVLYNIPGRTGVNMMPSTVARLTSCRTIVAIKEGSGSVQQASEIIRLCGERLTVLAGDDALTLPMMAVGGKGVITVTANIVPREMAQLVNEFLAGRLDAARAMHYRLYPLFTALFYETNPIPVKEALYMMGKIDREIRLPLCSMGSDNREQLLHVMKEAGLV is encoded by the coding sequence ATGTTTGCAGGATCTTTGATCGCTATCGTGACGCCGTTTAGGCACGGTAAGCTGGATGAAAAAGCCTTCGGTGACCTCATCGAATGGCAGATCACCAGCGGGACGCATGGAATTGTCCCCTGCGGCACCACCGGTGAGTCCGCCACCTTGACCCATGCCGAACATGATCGTGTGGTGGCTTTTACGGTTGAAGTCGCCAGGCGGCGGGTTCCGGTCATCGCGGGGACGGGATCCAATAGTACCGAAGAGGCCATCGCGCTGACGAAGCACGCGAAGGCGGCCGGGGCCGATGGCGCGCTGCTGATCACGCCGTATTATAATAAGCCGACGCAAGAGGGGTTGTTCCTGCACTATAGGGCAGTCGCAGACGCGGTCGATCTTCCCCTTGTGCTGTACAATATTCCGGGGCGAACCGGCGTGAATATGATGCCGAGCACCGTGGCTCGACTCACGAGCTGTCGAACCATCGTTGCTATTAAAGAGGGCAGCGGATCGGTTCAGCAGGCTTCTGAAATCATCCGACTCTGCGGAGAGCGCCTCACTGTCTTGGCCGGAGATGATGCCTTGACCTTGCCGATGATGGCGGTGGGTGGCAAGGGGGTCATTACGGTGACAGCCAATATTGTCCCACGCGAGATGGCTCAGTTGGTCAATGAGTTTCTTGCCGGAAGACTAGATGCCGCGCGGGCGATGCATTATCGGCTCTATCCGCTGTTTACGGCCCTGTTCTATGAAACCAATCCCATTCCTGTGAAAGAAGCGCTGTATATGATGGGCAAGATCGACCGCGAGATACGGCTACCGCTGTGTTCGATGGGGTCTGACAATCGAGAACAACTTCTGCATGTGATGAAAGAAGCCGGGCTGGTATAG
- a CDS encoding uracil-DNA glycosylase yields MSTLVLLNDDIVACTRCPRLVSYREAVAREKRRQFRDWSYWGKPVPGFGDAQARLYILGLAPAAHGGNRTGRVFTGDRSGDWLYEALHKFGFANQATSTHTGDGLTLTDCYIGATVRCAPPANKPLPDEFTACRPFVLSELQLLTRMRVVVTLGKIAFDHYFTANRELGLALPSPRPQFGHGVLYELPGGVTLIGSYHPSQQNTFTGKLTRPMFHRIFFMAKQKLAEKH; encoded by the coding sequence ATGTCTACACTCGTGCTGCTTAATGACGACATCGTCGCCTGCACGCGCTGCCCTCGCCTGGTTAGCTACCGGGAGGCTGTGGCCAGGGAGAAACGGCGGCAATTCCGAGATTGGTCCTATTGGGGAAAACCAGTCCCAGGATTCGGAGATGCTCAGGCGCGGCTCTACATTTTGGGCCTGGCACCGGCAGCACACGGGGGCAATCGAACCGGACGGGTCTTCACCGGAGATCGCAGCGGAGACTGGCTATATGAGGCCTTGCACAAATTCGGGTTTGCCAACCAAGCGACCTCTACCCACACAGGTGATGGCCTCACCCTGACGGACTGCTACATCGGCGCAACCGTGCGGTGCGCACCTCCCGCCAACAAGCCACTGCCGGATGAATTCACCGCCTGCCGGCCGTTTGTCCTGAGTGAACTACAGCTGTTGACACGGATGCGTGTGGTCGTCACTTTGGGGAAAATTGCGTTCGATCACTATTTCACAGCAAATCGTGAATTGGGACTCGCCCTGCCCAGCCCGCGCCCTCAATTCGGGCACGGAGTCCTCTACGAGTTGCCGGGGGGCGTGACCCTGATTGGCTCGTACCACCCGAGTCAACAGAACACGTTCACCGGGAAGCTGACGCGCCCCATGTTCCACCGCATCTTTTTCATGGCCAAACAGAAACTCGCCGAGAAGCACTGA
- the lysA gene encoding diaminopimelate decarboxylase produces MNDFQYREGELYCEDVPLSRIAKEVGTPCYVYSHHTLVRHFRVYDSAFQNIPHIVAFAMKSNSNLAVLRLMAKEGSGVDIVSGGELFRALQAGVSPNKIVFAGVGKKPDEIRDALKADILMFNVESPAELQAINEVAASMGVKARVALRINPDIDPKTHPYISTGLKKSKFGIAADRAIEEFKIAAAFGHIEVVGLHAHIGSQLTQVAPFVESLKKVLTMVQTLAEEGIPIRYLNIGGGLGITYSDETPPEPKDLAEAIFPLVRDLKCVLIMEPGRVIVGNAGVLLTKVLYTKDGETKRFLIVDAAMNDLIRPSLYDAHHDIRPVFESVARAAKRTVDVVGPVCESGDFLAKDRVMPEMNAGDLMAVMSAGAYGFVMSSNYNSRPRVPEVLVHEGQIHVIRARESYEDLVRGERVPAFLA; encoded by the coding sequence ATGAATGACTTTCAGTATCGGGAAGGGGAGCTCTATTGCGAGGACGTGCCGCTCTCGCGCATTGCCAAGGAGGTCGGCACTCCTTGTTATGTGTATAGCCACCACACGCTCGTCCGGCACTTCCGTGTCTATGATAGTGCCTTTCAGAACATTCCTCACATTGTCGCCTTTGCTATGAAGTCCAATTCCAATCTGGCGGTGCTTCGCCTGATGGCCAAGGAAGGCAGCGGCGTCGATATCGTGTCAGGCGGAGAACTCTTTCGCGCATTGCAGGCAGGGGTGTCTCCCAACAAGATCGTCTTCGCCGGGGTCGGAAAAAAACCGGATGAAATTCGTGATGCCTTGAAGGCGGATATTCTGATGTTCAACGTTGAGTCCCCCGCGGAGTTGCAGGCGATCAACGAGGTGGCGGCGTCGATGGGTGTGAAGGCCCGGGTGGCCCTGCGCATCAATCCCGACATCGATCCCAAAACCCATCCCTACATTTCAACCGGCTTAAAGAAGAGCAAATTCGGGATTGCGGCGGATCGTGCCATCGAAGAGTTTAAGATTGCGGCAGCGTTCGGCCACATCGAGGTGGTGGGTTTGCATGCCCACATCGGGTCTCAGTTGACGCAAGTCGCGCCCTTCGTCGAGTCGCTGAAGAAAGTATTGACGATGGTGCAAACCCTGGCGGAGGAAGGTATTCCGATTCGTTATCTGAACATCGGTGGTGGCCTGGGGATTACGTATTCCGATGAAACCCCTCCGGAACCCAAAGACTTGGCCGAGGCGATCTTTCCGCTCGTGCGCGATTTGAAATGTGTCCTGATCATGGAGCCTGGCCGTGTCATTGTGGGGAATGCCGGCGTACTGCTTACGAAGGTGTTGTACACGAAGGACGGCGAAACCAAACGGTTTTTGATCGTGGATGCGGCAATGAACGATCTGATTCGCCCCAGCCTGTATGATGCGCATCACGATATCCGGCCGGTATTCGAGAGCGTGGCGCGTGCAGCCAAGAGGACGGTGGACGTCGTCGGGCCTGTGTGTGAATCAGGCGATTTTCTGGCCAAAGACCGCGTGATGCCGGAGATGAATGCCGGAGACCTCATGGCCGTGATGAGTGCAGGTGCCTACGGGTTTGTCATGTCCTCAAACTACAATTCGCGGCCTCGCGTGCCGGAGGTTTTGGTTCACGAGGGGCAGATCCACGTGATTCGTGCACGGGAGAGTTACGAGGACTTGGTTCGAGGGGAGCGGGTTCCCGCATTTCTCGCGTAG